In one window of Poriferisphaera corsica DNA:
- a CDS encoding Gfo/Idh/MocA family protein, with protein MYRVGVIGLGMMGLTHIEAWSKNPQATITAIADQDAKRLSGEDVAAANLDGLAETNFDYNTVKKYTDAFELIADPDIDIVDICLPTHLHLMFTKAAVEAGKHVLVEKPLARNFTDAQAIVEIAKSTNKIVMPAQCMRFWPGWDWLKQVIDNKTYGNVLSANFKRMGSHPKGAFYENGDLNGGGLLDIHIHDTDFIQFLFGMPSAVSSTGYSFHTNKTDHVVTQYFYDQVPLVTAEGGWWTVDDTPFVMTYTVTFEKAVAIFDIAQGSHVTLKQPNQDAVQLSMTGEMGYQSEINYFVDCVKNNQQPTIVTPQEAANTIKISEAEQGSVEQGKKVYLS; from the coding sequence ATGTATCGAGTTGGTGTTATTGGCTTAGGCATGATGGGACTCACCCATATCGAAGCGTGGAGCAAGAACCCACAAGCAACAATTACCGCCATCGCCGATCAAGACGCAAAACGTCTATCGGGTGAAGATGTCGCTGCCGCTAATCTCGACGGCCTCGCCGAAACTAATTTTGACTACAACACCGTCAAAAAATACACCGACGCTTTCGAACTCATCGCCGATCCCGACATCGACATCGTCGATATCTGTCTCCCCACACACCTTCACCTCATGTTCACCAAAGCCGCCGTCGAAGCCGGCAAACACGTCCTTGTCGAAAAGCCGCTCGCACGCAATTTCACCGATGCGCAAGCGATCGTCGAAATCGCGAAATCAACCAACAAAATCGTGATGCCCGCACAATGCATGCGTTTCTGGCCCGGCTGGGATTGGCTCAAGCAAGTCATCGACAACAAAACCTACGGCAACGTTCTCTCCGCAAACTTCAAACGCATGGGCTCCCACCCCAAAGGCGCCTTCTATGAGAACGGCGACCTAAACGGTGGCGGCCTCCTCGACATCCACATCCACGACACCGACTTCATACAATTCCTTTTCGGCATGCCTTCCGCCGTCTCCTCCACTGGCTACAGTTTCCACACCAACAAAACCGATCATGTCGTCACACAATACTTCTACGATCAGGTTCCACTCGTCACCGCTGAAGGCGGCTGGTGGACTGTCGATGACACCCCCTTCGTCATGACCTATACCGTCACATTCGAAAAAGCAGTCGCCATCTTCGACATCGCGCAAGGCAGCCACGTCACCCTCAAGCAACCCAATCAAGATGCAGTGCAACTCTCCATGACCGGCGAGATGGGTTACCAAAGTGAAATCAATTACTTCGTTGATTGTGTCAAAAATAATCAGCAACCCACCATCGTCACGCCGCAAGAAGCTGCCAACACCATCAAGATCTCCGAAGCAGAGCAGGGCAGTGTCGAGCAAGGCAAAAAAGTGTATCTGTCATGA